From Methylocystis sp. ATCC 49242, one genomic window encodes:
- a CDS encoding YbaY family lipoprotein: MNIASFLSAGVRSLLFVHCLAGALLAPVFAQSAPLRISGTVSYRERIAMPPGYVVKVQLLDIARQDAAAETLAEVEITPKHQPPVPFLLTLDESRLDPRARYSVRAQIYVGDRMLFTSTRINPVTPDAAPHKMNIMVQRVAAP; the protein is encoded by the coding sequence ATGAACATTGCCAGCTTTTTATCCGCCGGAGTCCGGTCGCTTCTGTTTGTTCACTGTCTCGCTGGCGCCTTGCTCGCGCCGGTCTTCGCGCAATCCGCGCCGCTGCGCATTTCCGGAACCGTCTCCTACCGGGAACGGATCGCCATGCCGCCAGGCTATGTGGTGAAGGTGCAACTGCTTGACATAGCCCGACAGGACGCCGCCGCGGAGACGCTTGCGGAGGTCGAAATCACGCCGAAACATCAGCCGCCGGTCCCCTTTTTGCTCACGCTCGACGAGAGCCGGCTCGACCCGCGCGCCCGCTATTCGGTCCGCGCACAAATTTATGTCGGCGATCGAATGCTGTTCACCAGCACGCGAATAAATCCCGTCACGCCCGACGCCGCGCCGCACAAGATGAACATCATGGTCCAGCGGGTCGCTGCGCCTTGA
- the mscL gene encoding large conductance mechanosensitive channel protein MscL — MLQDFKNFALRGNVVDLAVGVIIGAAFGRIIDSMVTDIIMPIIGAITGGLDFSNYYISLSKAVHSEMTYDEAKKIGAAIGYGQFITVAVNFVVIAAVLFIVIQTFERMKKAPAPAAPPEPTKTEVLLQEIRDAIRGRQG; from the coding sequence ATGCTACAGGACTTCAAGAATTTCGCATTGCGCGGCAATGTTGTCGATCTCGCCGTCGGCGTGATCATCGGCGCGGCCTTCGGCAGGATCATCGATTCTATGGTGACCGATATCATCATGCCGATCATAGGCGCCATCACCGGCGGCCTCGATTTCTCGAATTATTATATTTCTCTGTCGAAAGCCGTTCACAGCGAGATGACCTACGACGAAGCGAAGAAGATCGGCGCCGCCATCGGCTACGGCCAGTTCATCACCGTCGCCGTGAACTTCGTCGTCATCGCCGCCGTGCTTTTCATCGTCATCCAGACATTCGAGCGCATGAAGAAGGCGCCTGCTCCCGCTGCGCCGCCAGAGCCGACCAAGACCGAGGTTCTGCTGCAGGAAATCCGTGACGCCATTCGCGGCCGTCAAGGCTGA
- a CDS encoding DUF779 domain-containing protein — protein sequence MEAPLRVVATPAALDLIERLRREHGDILFHQSGGCCDGSAPMCYPQGEFLVGDNDVRLGEIGGAPFYIGAAQFDYWKHTQLIIDVVPGQGGMFSLENGTGQRFLTRSRLFSDDELTMLALITSQ from the coding sequence ATGGAGGCGCCGCTTCGCGTCGTCGCCACGCCCGCGGCGCTCGATCTGATCGAGCGCCTGCGGCGCGAGCACGGCGACATTCTTTTCCATCAATCGGGCGGCTGCTGCGACGGCTCGGCGCCGATGTGTTATCCGCAAGGCGAGTTTCTCGTCGGAGACAATGACGTGCGGCTCGGCGAAATCGGCGGCGCGCCCTTCTATATCGGCGCCGCGCAATTCGATTACTGGAAACATACGCAACTCATCATCGACGTCGTGCCGGGACAAGGCGGCATGTTCTCTCTCGAAAATGGCACGGGTCAAAGATTTCTCACCCGCTCGCGCCTTTTCTCGGACGACGAACTCACAATGTTGGCGCTGATAACATCGCAATAA